A segment of the Serratia fonticola genome:
CCACGATACCGCCGGCCGAGGAGGCAGCAGTACGCAGTGCGACGGTACCGTAAGCAACCTGCATCGCTTTGCGGGTATGGCCCAGCGCGACGTGGCCCATTTCATGCCCCAGTACGCCTTCCACTTCGTTGTCGTTCATCATGTCCATCAGGCCGCTGTAAACGCGGATACAGCCGTTGGCCATCGCCCAGGCATTCACATCTTTTGTCACGTATACCTTGTAGTTCGCAGGGGTACCGTTGATATTATCCCCCAGAGCGGCTGCGATCTTGTTCAAGCGCTGTGTATAGGTGCTGTCAGCCGGTGCAATTTGTGCCTGGCTGTCCATATCTGCGCAGGATTTATCACTGAGTGCCTTGACGTCGTCGTTGCTTAGCGTAGCCGCTTGGAAAGCCTGTGCCCCGGACTGCATCAGCGTATCGGTATTGAGGTTCTGACAACCGCTGAGTAATGCCGTAATACTTAAAGCAATCAAAGAAGTACGAATCTTCATAATGCTATCTTCCTGTGATAGAAAAGGGTATTTCGTGCCTGATAAGTCGATATTGTTTCTGCGGCACAGCCTAGTGTACGTCAAGATAACCAGAAATAGTGCTATTCCGAAAAATGGCACGATCGTGCTAATAAGTGGTGAACTCGCTCTCATTTGGCATTAGGGATTGCCGTTTTGATGCTGAGTCTGAGAAAATAGAAAACTTGACTGCTTTTTTAATCCGACCTGGAGTAAAACATGTCCTCTCGTAAAGAGCTTGCCAACGCGATCCGCGCACTCAGCATGGACGCCGTACAAAAAGCCAATTCCGGCCACCCTGGCGCCCCGATGGGGATGGCTGATATTGCCGAAGTCCTCTGGCGTGACTACCTCAAGCACAACCCGACCAACCCGCACTGGGCTGACCGTGACCGTTTCGTGTTGTCTAACGGCCATGGCTCCATGCTGATTTACAGCCTGCTGCACCTCACCGGTTATGATCTGCCGATGAGCGAGCTGGAAAACTTCCGCCAACTGCATTCCAAAACCCCAGGCCACCCTGAGTATGGCTATACCCCAGGCGTGGAAACCACGACTGGCCCGCTCGGCCAGGGGATTGCCAACGCTATCGGTTTTGCCATTGCCGAACGCACCCTGGCGGCGCAGTTTAACCGTCCGGGTCATGAGATTGTTGACCACCACACCTATGCGTTTATGGGTGACGGCTGCATGATGGAAGGCATCTCTCACGAAGCCTGCTCCCTGGCCGGCACCATGAAGCTGGGCAAGCTCACCGCATTCTACGATGACAACGGTATCTCCATCGATGGTCACGTGGAAGGCTGGTTCACCGACGACACAGCCAAGCGTTTCGAAGCCTATGGCTGGCACGTTGTACGTGGCGTTGACGGCCATGACAGCGACGCCATCAAGGCGGCGATTGAAGAAGCCCACAAGGTGACCGACAAGCCTTCCCTGTTGATGTGCAAAACCGTGATTGGTTTCGGCTCACCGCACAAGGCAGGCACCCATGATTCACACGGTGCCCCACTGGGCGTGGCCGAAGTTGCCGCCACCCGTGAAGCCCTGGGCTGGAAATACGCTGCCTTTGAAATCCCACAGGACATCTATGCCCAGTGGGATGCCAAAGAAGCCGGCAAGGCCAGGGAAGCTGCCTGGGATGAAAAACTGGCCGCGTATACCAAGGC
Coding sequences within it:
- a CDS encoding M48 family metallopeptidase, giving the protein MKIRTSLIALSITALLSGCQNLNTDTLMQSGAQAFQAATLSNDDVKALSDKSCADMDSQAQIAPADSTYTQRLNKIAAALGDNINGTPANYKVYVTKDVNAWAMANGCIRVYSGLMDMMNDNEVEGVLGHEMGHVALGHTRKAMQVAYGTVALRTAASSAGGIVGSLSQSQLADLGEKLVNAQFSQKQESEADDYSFDLLKKRGIDPNGLVTSFEKLAKMDAGHQSSMFDSHPASEARAQHIRDRIAAGK